The genomic DNA CAGTGGCCGTCACCGGGCGCTACCGTCGTCGCCATGGGTCAATGGCGCAATGGCAACGGGACGTTGACGGTCGGGGACCGGGAGGGGGGACCGGGGCTGGAGATACCGCTTCGGATCGCCGCCTCGTACCGGGCCCGGTCGAAGGGGCTTCTCGGGCAGGACGGGATCGACGGGGCACTGATGATCACCCCGTGCGGGAGTGTGCACACGTTCGGGATGCGGTTCGCGATCGATGTGGCCTACCTGGACCGGAAGTTCAACGTCGTGGCGGTCCATACGATGAAGCCGGGGCGGCTCGGGAGGGTGCGGCTGCGGTCCCGCCATGTGCTCGAGTCGGCGGCCGGGACGATGCAGAAGTGGGGGCTGCGGCCGGGCGTGCAGGTGCAGATCGACCAGGCCGACTGAAGAGGCGGGTCACGGGAGCTTGGCCAGCTGCGCAGTGACCACTTCCGCCGGGAGTTCCGGAGGCGTCGCGTCGACGAAGTCGGCGACGTAGAACGTGACGACGGTCGAGCCTCTCCGCACGAGCTGGAAGACCAGTGGCACCTTGTCGCCCTCGATGTTCCCCGTCACCTGGTAGGCGATGCTTTCCTCGCCCACTCGCGGCGCGTCCAGGAGATCGACCTTGCTGTACGTGGACGGCCCTTCGTCGCTCGAGGTCCTGAACCCGCCCGCACAGGCCCGCACCGCGTCCCTGACGCCGCGCAGCACCTGCTGGGCCCCGCCCTTCGGGTGGGAGGTGAGAATCTCGGTGACGACGGTCTGGTCGTCCTTTCCCTCCTCCGATCCGTCCATGACGGTTCGGAAGACGGTGGCGGTCGCGGCGGGTTCGGGAGCGCCGTTGATCACGGCGGCCAGCGGCCGGCAGGCCTGATTCTCGGCTCTTTCCGTGCCGGTGTCCTGGCTGCCCTGCAGGGGGGTGACCTCGTAGTCGGGCACGTCGCCCGTGGCCAGGGCCGCCTCGGTCAGCTCCGCCTCGGTGAGCACCTTGCCGGTACCGGCCGGCAGCGTGCTCGGGGACGGCAGCGGGGCCGGGGACGAGGCGTCGTCGCCGGCCGGCTTCGCACTCGACGGACTGCTCGGCCTGCCGCCGTCCTTGCCGTGGGAGGAGTCGCCGCCGGACGGGCCGCAGGACACGGCCGCGAGGCAGAGCACCGCCGCCACGACTGCTGTACGAGTGTTCATCGTTCCCCGTCCTGACCGTGAGCCCTGTTCCCCTGTCCGGCACGCTAACAACCGGACGGCGGCGGGTGCGTGGGCCCACGGGCCCAACTCGGGGCGGCGCTCAGGAGGTCGAGGGACGGGTGCCCAGGCCGCGGCCGACGAGCGGGGACACCGTACGGATCAGCTTCAGTTGTGTGGAGCGCAGGATCTTCACGGTCGTGTCGTCGGACCAGCCGGTCGTCGTCGACCACTCGTAGCCCGAGCCGACCACCTCGCTGGCGAACGCCAGCTCCGTGGCGAGCAGGGCCCGCGCCCAGTCCATCGGCTCGAGGGGTTCCTTCGCGGCCAGCGCCGTGCGGATTCTGTCCCCCCGCCGGTTCAGGTCGTCCGCGTCATCGAAGCCCATGGCCACCGCGAACTCCTCCGTGCAGCGCGCCGGTCCGCTCCACTCGACCAGGCCCTGTTGCAGGAGCCGGGACTCCTCCTCCGTCAGCTTCAGCTGCTCCGCTGTCTGTAAGCGAGTCCTCACCCGTCCACCCTTCCGTTCGTCCCGCCGTGACTGCGTTCGGGCAGGACGCTACTTCCTTGCGGTTCAGGCGTCTTGGGCCCCAGGACACGGGACGGGCACCGCTTCCGGCATTGGGTCCACAGGCCCAAGACACCGGCGTGTCAGGACTTTTAGTGTCGGGACCATGTCTCAGCTGGGGGATTTGCGTCGTCGGATCCGGAGGTGGTCACGGGGTTCCGTGCCGCGCACGGACGTGCGGTTGGTGGGCCTGCGCCGTCGGCGTGATCGGGGGCAGGGCGCGCTGGAGTACCTGGGGCTCGTTCTGGTGGTCGGGGCGATCGTCGGTGCGCTCGTCGCGACCGGGATCGGTGCAGAACTCACCGAGAAGATCGGTGTGCAGGTCTGCCGGATCGGGGGCGGCGGGAACTGCGGCGGAGACAGCAGCACCGAGGCGAGGGACGGCGATTCGGGA from Streptomyces sp. NBC_01707 includes the following:
- a CDS encoding DUF192 domain-containing protein; this encodes MGQWRNGNGTLTVGDREGGPGLEIPLRIAASYRARSKGLLGQDGIDGALMITPCGSVHTFGMRFAIDVAYLDRKFNVVAVHTMKPGRLGRVRLRSRHVLESAAGTMQKWGLRPGVQVQIDQAD